The window TTCATTGACAACAGTTGCGCTGTCGTAAAGTTCTCCATCATCTAACTCGAAGTTCGGGTCGAAGGCCTTCAAACGTTTATACAGTTGCCATGGAATGACAGCAAATGCCGGTCGACCTTCTTCGTTGAAAATCACTTGTGTCATAGTCATTTTTTGCTCCTTTTGTCTCTATATGTCTCGTCTAAGACCGATACGTAAAACTTCAATTTTTTGAACTTCATCTCTTCGGTCAAAGATGACGCTCCAGTCACCTGATCTCATTCGAAATCCTTCCCGGTTCCGCAGCCTGGCTGCGTCGATGTCGCTTCTATGCGGATCTTCAGTCAACTTCGCTAATTCACCATGTACGCGGACTGCGTCATGTTTAGGCATCCTTCGGAATGATTTCAATGCCGACTTCCTGATCTTCAGAATTTCGTGATGAGATGGGAGAATTTCTCGAAATAAACAAGAAGCGGATCTACCGTTGTCGACTTTGCGTAGCAATGTGGAGGCAATGGGCGGGAAATTGAGTTTGACGGTTGAGTTTCCGGCCCTGGGACTGTGGTAATTGATGGGCGTGGAGAGAGAACTGCAGAATCAATTTGTCACAATTAGCCAAGCAAGTCAGTGTGTCGAAGAGTATCAAATTACATTTGTCACTGACAAGGCTATTTGACTCATATTCATGGGGTCGTCCGCAGCCTTGCCCCGTGTCTTTGTGTCAGCCCTGTGCTGTGACGTGACACTTCGCATGACACTTACAGCTTCAGGCAGAGCAAATTGCTCGCCAGCTACTTTGTCGACAAACCGACCACCGCGAATTTCCCCCCGATCTTCCATCCGCCTGTAAATTGCCCTAAGTTCGCTCCATGCAGGAAAAAACCTACCTTCCTTGTCCAATAGAGCACGGAAGACAACACCGTATCTTCTTAGTAACACGTCAGCAGCATATTGATTCGCTTCCAGTTGAGATATGCTGACTGTCGGCTTCGATGCTGCGCCGAACAGCAACGACCACCGTCCGGACATATGTACACCGGAACTGTAGGACGATCTGAATCTGGAATGATTTCGCCTGCTCTTGTCTGGAACCAGTAGGGCTCGAACTCCCCCGTAGTGATCGCAAGTCGCATTCCCTGTCGCAAACAGCTCAATCAGCCCCTGTTCCAAGTGACCAGGCATCTGTCTGATCTGTTCAAGAAGTTCGGAATAGAACATCGGTCCAAACTCATACAGAGCCTCCCAAATCTGCTGCGCTATACCTGAAAGCAACGGTTTCGTCTCGCGTTGATTATCGGTCAGCACCCTCCAATGTCCCAAACGATTTCGCTGAAGAAACGTGAGCGGAATCGATCTGATTACCCCGCCATATCGAGTTCGATACCTACCACCCTCTGGGCTCGTCTTAAGATACGACGGCACGGACAACCGCGTCCACACAATATTGCCAGATGCGGCGAGTCGATCGAGCAATTCAGGCGAATACCCGAAAATTCTGGAGGGCAGAATATCTGCTTCCCAATTCCTGACCTTCGCCTCGTATCCTTCCATCTGCTCGAGTACCTGTCCAAGGGCATCCGGTCCCTCACCCATCGTGTCGGGGCTCAGCCTTGACCATCTCGCCAGGTAGGTCAGATATTGATCTATATTGATTGGCTGAATCTGTTTTCTCAAGCCCGAAATTGTTGACTTGTGAAGACGCGACAGAAAGTGTCGCTCACACCATTGCATCGGTTCACAATCTGTCCGGAAACTGCCTCTCATCACACTGCCCTCAGACTCAAGTCTGGTCAATGCAATCTCGACAGAACCGGGCGGAAGATCGATTGACCTTGCAATTTCCGAGGTGGTCACAGGCCCCACCATTTCCATTCTTCCGCGAATCACAGAGACAAGCGCATCTTCGCTGTCGGCAATTGTCTTGCGCACAATGCTCGCCGACTCAATATGCGGAGAAATCTGTGACTGCGGATGCACGAGCTTCATCTCGTCCAGTCTTTCCGCAGATACCCACAGTTCATCACCGTTGGGTGTCGTCAGTCTTGTGGCCCTGTGGTCAGCAACCAACTGTTCAAGGAACAACTGCCAAGGACTTTCGGACCATTCCCCGTGTTGCGATCCGGTTTTCGGAAACGCCTCATTGACATGCAAATAACCAATGCCAACCAACACATCGTGTAATTGTTCCGCGCTAACCGGATCAGGCCACGCCTGAAAACAGAGTTTTTCAATCACTTGCGCATCCAGCAAGCCATATTCAGTCACATCTGCCGAACTCAGATAACGACGGGACTGCACAGCAAGTGTTCTTCGCTCTTCCGCGGGTGCATCATCAAGAAAGGCATATTGTTTTGCCGTCAAAATCTCCTGTGCGAGCGGAGACGGTTCACTCAGATCACGGCATACAACTGAAACCTGATCGGTTTCTATCCTTTCCAACAATGACTCCAATCCTTCCAAGTCCATCAGATCGTGAGTGCAATCCATCAGGGTTTGATCGACCAGGGGATGACTCGGGATTTCGACCGGACCGACTATGTTCTCCTGACATGCCAGTTGATCGGGAAACACCACGGACAACAGGTCCTCGGAATCGTTTCTCTGAAACGGTGGTGGAACCTTCTTTCCGTTTCGGAACCGGAGCACGGCAAGTGCGACGCTAGCCGCCCAACGCCACCGCACACCGAACATAGGCGCACCAAGTACTGCCTGTCTGACTATCGTGGTGGCGGTTGATCGTTTTACATACCCTTTCACCTCCTCCAGTGCGAAACTGTGAGTCGGACCGAGCGACAGCAAAAAGTTATCCTCCAACGCGGCAGCTTGCAACTCAAAATTGAATCTGACACAAAAGCGTTTTCTCAGGGCCAGCCCCCAAGCCCGATTCAATCTGGAACCGTATACACTGTGAATGACGAGATGCCAATCGTTCATCTCATCAAAAAACCGTTCGAAGACAATTGTGTTCTGGGTCGGGATGACGCCGAGTGCCTTTTTGGCCGCGGCCAGATATTCAACAATCTGCTCACAGATATGTGTATCGATATGGCAGTAAGCCTGAACCAGACTGACAATCTCTTCCGAATCAGCTTTATCCAGTAATTGACTTACATACCCGCGCAGATCAGACACAGCGCCGCTCAACTCGATACTACGCCCCCTGCCATCACCCAACCAAAATGGGATATTCGGTGGCTGGCCACGAGCGTCCTCAACTCGGACAATACCTTTTTCGACGCGGCGAATCCGATACGACATATTGCCTAACTGAAAAATGTCTCCGACAAGACTTTCAAATGCAAAATCCTCGTTGACAGTACCGATCCGAATGTCTTCCGGTTCCAGGATGACGTCGTAATCGAACTGATCTGGTATGACTCCGGCATTGGTCGCTGCGGCAAGACGGGCGCCAGCCCGTGCGCGCACGACTCGATTGACTGCATCGAGATATAGGTATGCTCCCCGCCGTCCGCGTCGAAGCGAGAACCCTTCGGACAGCATCTGCAAGATCTCATGAAAACGATCAAGCGCAATGTCTCGATACGGATACGCTGTCAAAACGCATTGATAAAGATCATCGATATTCCAATCCCGTGCGCTGACTTCACTGACAATCTGCTGAGCCAGTGCATCCAATGAGCCATGACAGATCTCGAGAGTCTCCAATTCACCATCGGCCACTGCCTTGAACAGTGCAGCGCTTTCAATCAGTTCATCTCTTGTTGTCGGGAACATCACCCCTTTCGGAGTCTTCTCCAGTGTATGACCGGAACGGCCGACTCTTTGCAGGAAAACCGCAATTGACCGGGGTGACGAGATCTGACAGACCAGATCGATGTCACCGATATCAATTCCCATCTCAAGCGACGCAGTCGCGACGAGTACTTTCAGTGAACCACTTTTCAATTTCTGTTCGACATCAAATCGATGTTCTTTGGAAAGGCTTCCATGATGCGAGCCGACATGGTCCTTTCCGATCAGTTCCGCGAGGTGTCGACTCGCACGTTCGACATGACGACGTGTATTGACGAAAATCAGCGTTGTCCGGTGTTGCTCCACAAGGTCTGCAATTTTCCGATAGGTTTCCTGCCAGCTCTCTGTAGACATCACAGACTCGAGAGGACGTGATGGAACTTCGATTCTCAGATCCCACTCGCGTATGTGACCCGAATCCACGATTACACAATCATGTTGCTCTTTTCCGGTCAGGTATGACGCAATCCGATTGATCGGTTTCTGTGTGGCGGACAACCCTATTTTCACGGTTGGTGCAGACACTATGGATTCGAGTCGGGCGACTGAAAGTGAGAGGTGGGCACCTCGCTTGTTGCTGACCAGCGAATGGATTTCGTCCACAATCAGACGCTTTACCGAACTCAGCATCTTCCTGCCGGACTTGGAAGTCAGAAGCAGATATAGCGATTCCGGTGTGGTGACAAGAATATGCGGCGGTTTCCTTGCCATTTTCTGGCGTTCTGATTGTGACGTGTCACCGGTACGAACACCGCTTCGAATGTGAATGTCTCCAAAACCGGATTCGGCGAGGCGCTCTCTTATTCCCGCCAACGGCAATTCAAGATTTCTGTCGATGTCATACGACAGCGCCTTGAGCGGAGAGACATATACAACGTGTGTTCCCTCCGGAACGCCACCCTGGGCAACACCGAGCTGAACAAGCTCATCGATGACCGCTAGAAATGCTGCGAGTGTCTTGCCCGAACCGGTCGGTGCGGCGACAATGACATTGCGGTGGTCCTGTATCGCAGGCCAAGCCGATTTCTGACAATCTGTAGCACTGTCATAGGTTGCTTCGAACCACCTTTCGACTTGCGGATGAAAACTAAAATCCAACTGTTCGATATCGCCCAATTCTTACACCTTCACAAGCAAAAAATACACAGAATGAATCATGCTGCACTCGCTTTGGATGCATCATCCGACAGCAAAAAATTTCTCCAGTCTGATGTTGAAATTGCAAGACATAAAATATAATTTGCAGCAGCACACCCCATGGGAAGTCAAATGGAAGTCTTGGCGCAGGAAAGCAGCTGGTGGAAAAGTGTTTTGCTTTAGCGAAGGGCTCATCAGCTAGCTGTCAGTATCTCGATTTGTCCGTCTGCCTTATTATCCCAAATTTCGCATCGCGATTGAACTTGGTGTATGTGCCCACATTTTGAACTTTCTTCGAACCGACTATTCTGTTCCGGTCGTCGATCATATTGACGCTCTCCATAAACAGTCCTCTGGGTCCTTGGGTATTCATGACCACCCTCTGTTTTTCGGGACAGACCGGAGTCTCGGTCTGACGATGAATTATTCCGGAGATTGAAACAATTGTTCAACACCTTAACCGCAATATCCTCCTTGCTGATCAGCTACGCATTCCTTTTCAGCGGCAACTCGATGCTTCTGACACTACTCGCACTTCGCGCCCAACAGGAAAACTTCCCAATCATTCTGATCGGCTGTCTCAGTGCAGTGTATTTTCTCGGGCTGTACCTTGGCGCAAAGTTCAGCAGCAGCATCGTAGCCCGATGCGGGTATGGCCGAGCCTACGCGATATTCGCCGGTTACGGAGCGGTCTGTGCACTGCTTCATGCATTGATCGTCGATCCCTATGCATGGCTGACGATTCGGCTCGGTACCGGCTTTTGCATCGCCGGTCTTATCATGGTTACCGAAAGTTGGATCAATGCTCAGGCAACGCGGACGACAAGGGGACAGATCCTCTCGATGTACATGATCACCCACTTTCTCGCATCAGGAACCGGCCAGCTGTTCATCCCATTTCTGGATGCGTCAGGATTCCAGTTGTTCTCAGTTGCTGCCATCGGCTATACGCTCTCACTCGCACCGGTACTTCTGACCAGGTTGCCGGCACCGGCTCTGAAAGCTCGACAGGCTTTCAAGTTTCGTGAGATCTATGCGTATTCACCCACCGCCGTGTCGGGGGCCATCTGCTGTGGACTGACGACTTCCGCCGTATACGGACTGGCGCCGGTCTATGTTCAGGGATTGGGCATGACAACAGCCACCACCGCATATTTCATGGCATTGTTTATCTTCAGTGGTGGACTGTTGCAGTGGCCGATCGGACGAATATCGGATCACTTCGACCGCCGAAAATTAATTACCATCATGTGTTTTGCAAGCGGGGTCGTGTCCGTTGTAGTCATCTTCTCACCAGGGATCAACCTGATCGTCTTTCTGATATCAGCATCCTTTTACGGAGCGTTCTCGTTTACGATCTACCCGATCGCATTGGCCTACATGAACGACTGTGTCGATAAAACCAAATTGCTTCATGCAGCGGCCGGGATGCTCACCGCTTACAGTACCGGTTCGATAATCGGTCCCATACTGGCGGCGTTAGCAGTTGACCTGTTCGGTTATCACTTTCTGTTTGTATTCACCGCGACGATTCTATTGCTTTATGCCGCACTCGTCATTTGGCGAACAAAAGTGAGAGAGGCACCGAAGAAGAAAAAATTCAGCCGCATCGGTCGAAATGGCGTGACGCAAATAAAACGCAAAACCGGGCACAAGAAAGCTAATGATCCGATGGATGAAAAGGCCGACGCCACCGAGTCCAATCAAGAGTCGTAACGGCCACTTTCGTCAAAATCCAGCGAGTCGCCACGGTTAAGTCCTCCTGTGACTTAAGGGTTTCTCAAAAGTCTGATCAGACTCGAGGTATCCCAGCGGTTGCCGCCCATGGCCTGAATCTCTGCATAGAACTGATCAACCAGGGCGGTGATCGGGAGTCTCGCACCGGCCTTGTTCGCCTCGCCGAGACAGATTGACAGGTCCTTGCGCATCCAGTCTACCGCGAACCCAAATTCGAACTGATCATCCACCATGGTCACGCCACGATTTTCCATCTGCCACGACTGGGCTGCGCCCTTCGATATGACATCCAGCACCAGCTTCTCATCCAGGCCTACTTTTGCCGCGAAGTTCAACGCTTCTGACAGTCCCTGCAGCAAGCCTGCGATGGAAATCTGGTTGACCATCTTGGTCAGTTGACCGCTGCCGACCGGGCCCATCAATGTCACCGCCCTGCCGTAGCTGCTCATGATCGGAGCGACCAATTCAAAGACTGAACTGTCTCCGCCTGCCATTACCGTCAAAATCCCGTTTTCCGCCCCTGCCTGACCACCTGAAACCGGGGCATCTATGAAGTGAAGTCCGGAATCCGCGGCAACTTGCGCAAGCTTTTTCGCGATCTGCGCCGATGCGGTGGTGTGATCAACGAATACCGCCCCGGACTTCATTCCGGAATAGGCGCCATTGTCACCACAGCAGATTTCCTCAACATCACTGTCATTGCCTACGCAGGCAAAAACGTAGTCTGCATCCTTTACTGCGTCGGCCGGAGTTGCTGCTTTACAGCCGTTGTGCTCATTGACCCACCGTTCCGACTTGCTTGCGGTGCGGTTGTAGACACATACGTCATACCCATTTGCCGCAAGATGGCCAGCCATCGGATAACCCATCACACCAAGTCCTAAAAAGGCGGTTTTCACACCATTTTTATCTGAATTCGAGACCATTAATCTTTCCTAACTGTCAGTTTTACCGTGTACCGAACTTCAGGCTGATCACGGCATATCCACGATGATTGAAAAAAAATTCTTCAGTCAGATGATCAACCGGAAATTCGGAGCCAATTGGCTGCCATTATAATGATTGATCGAATCGGACTTTCAGTTTCAAAACTCACGCAAACCAATGAAATATCCCATCAAAGTGAGACTTGCCGACGTTCACGATGCAGCAACACTGGCAGACTTCACACGCA of the Acidiferrobacterales bacterium genome contains:
- a CDS encoding DEAD/DEAH box helicase; the protein is MDFSFHPQVERWFEATYDSATDCQKSAWPAIQDHRNVIVAAPTGSGKTLAAFLAVIDELVQLGVAQGGVPEGTHVVYVSPLKALSYDIDRNLELPLAGIRERLAESGFGDIHIRSGVRTGDTSQSERQKMARKPPHILVTTPESLYLLLTSKSGRKMLSSVKRLIVDEIHSLVSNKRGAHLSLSVARLESIVSAPTVKIGLSATQKPINRIASYLTGKEQHDCVIVDSGHIREWDLRIEVPSRPLESVMSTESWQETYRKIADLVEQHRTTLIFVNTRRHVERASRHLAELIGKDHVGSHHGSLSKEHRFDVEQKLKSGSLKVLVATASLEMGIDIGDIDLVCQISSPRSIAVFLQRVGRSGHTLEKTPKGVMFPTTRDELIESAALFKAVADGELETLEICHGSLDALAQQIVSEVSARDWNIDDLYQCVLTAYPYRDIALDRFHEILQMLSEGFSLRRGRRGAYLYLDAVNRVVRARAGARLAAATNAGVIPDQFDYDVILEPEDIRIGTVNEDFAFESLVGDIFQLGNMSYRIRRVEKGIVRVEDARGQPPNIPFWLGDGRGRSIELSGAVSDLRGYVSQLLDKADSEEIVSLVQAYCHIDTHICEQIVEYLAAAKKALGVIPTQNTIVFERFFDEMNDWHLVIHSVYGSRLNRAWGLALRKRFCVRFNFELQAAALEDNFLLSLGPTHSFALEEVKGYVKRSTATTIVRQAVLGAPMFGVRWRWAASVALAVLRFRNGKKVPPPFQRNDSEDLLSVVFPDQLACQENIVGPVEIPSHPLVDQTLMDCTHDLMDLEGLESLLERIETDQVSVVCRDLSEPSPLAQEILTAKQYAFLDDAPAEERRTLAVQSRRYLSSADVTEYGLLDAQVIEKLCFQAWPDPVSAEQLHDVLVGIGYLHVNEAFPKTGSQHGEWSESPWQLFLEQLVADHRATRLTTPNGDELWVSAERLDEMKLVHPQSQISPHIESASIVRKTIADSEDALVSVIRGRMEMVGPVTTSEIARSIDLPPGSVEIALTRLESEGSVMRGSFRTDCEPMQWCERHFLSRLHKSTISGLRKQIQPINIDQYLTYLARWSRLSPDTMGEGPDALGQVLEQMEGYEAKVRNWEADILPSRIFGYSPELLDRLAASGNIVWTRLSVPSYLKTSPEGGRYRTRYGGVIRSIPLTFLQRNRLGHWRVLTDNQRETKPLLSGIAQQIWEALYEFGPMFYSELLEQIRQMPGHLEQGLIELFATGNATCDHYGGVRALLVPDKSRRNHSRFRSSYSSGVHMSGRWSLLFGAASKPTVSISQLEANQYAADVLLRRYGVVFRALLDKEGRFFPAWSELRAIYRRMEDRGEIRGGRFVDKVAGEQFALPEAVSVMRSVTSQHRADTKTRGKAADDPMNMSQIALSVTNVI
- a CDS encoding NAD(P)-dependent oxidoreductase — its product is MVSNSDKNGVKTAFLGLGVMGYPMAGHLAANGYDVCVYNRTASKSERWVNEHNGCKAATPADAVKDADYVFACVGNDSDVEEICCGDNGAYSGMKSGAVFVDHTTASAQIAKKLAQVAADSGLHFIDAPVSGGQAGAENGILTVMAGGDSSVFELVAPIMSSYGRAVTLMGPVGSGQLTKMVNQISIAGLLQGLSEALNFAAKVGLDEKLVLDVISKGAAQSWQMENRGVTMVDDQFEFGFAVDWMRKDLSICLGEANKAGARLPITALVDQFYAEIQAMGGNRWDTSSLIRLLRNP
- a CDS encoding MFS transporter gives rise to the protein MFNTLTAISSLLISYAFLFSGNSMLLTLLALRAQQENFPIILIGCLSAVYFLGLYLGAKFSSSIVARCGYGRAYAIFAGYGAVCALLHALIVDPYAWLTIRLGTGFCIAGLIMVTESWINAQATRTTRGQILSMYMITHFLASGTGQLFIPFLDASGFQLFSVAAIGYTLSLAPVLLTRLPAPALKARQAFKFREIYAYSPTAVSGAICCGLTTSAVYGLAPVYVQGLGMTTATTAYFMALFIFSGGLLQWPIGRISDHFDRRKLITIMCFASGVVSVVVIFSPGINLIVFLISASFYGAFSFTIYPIALAYMNDCVDKTKLLHAAAGMLTAYSTGSIIGPILAALAVDLFGYHFLFVFTATILLLYAALVIWRTKVREAPKKKKFSRIGRNGVTQIKRKTGHKKANDPMDEKADATESNQES